One window of Lagenorhynchus albirostris chromosome 16, mLagAlb1.1, whole genome shotgun sequence genomic DNA carries:
- the PGAM1 gene encoding phosphoglycerate mutase 1 isoform X1 has product MAAYKLVLIRHGESAWNLENRFSGWYDADLSPAGHEEAKRGGQALRDAGYEFDICFTSVQKRAIRTLWTVLDAIDQMWLPVVRTWRLNERHYGGLTGLNKAETAAKHGEAQVKIWRRSYDVPPPPMEPDHPFYSNISKDRRYADLTEDQLPSCESLKDTIARALPFWNEEIVPQIKEGKRVLIAAHGNSLRGIVKHLEGLSEEAIMELNLPTGIPIVYELDKNLKPIKPMQFLGDEETVRKAMEAVAAQGKAKK; this is encoded by the exons ATGGCCGCCTACAAGCTGGTGCTGATCCGGCACGGCGAGAGCGCGTGGAACCTGGAGAATCGCTTCAGCGGCTGGTACGACGCCGACCTGAGCCCGGCCGGGCACGAGGAGGCGAAGCGCGGTGGGCAGGCGCTGCGAG ATGCCGGCTATGAGTTTGACATCTGCTTCACCTCAGTGCAGAAGAGAGCAATTCGGACCCTCTGGACAGTGCTGGATGCCATTGACCAGATGTGGCTGCCAGTGGTGAGGACTTGGCGCCTTAATGAGCGACACTATGGGGGTCTGACTGGCCTCAATAAGGCAGAAACTGCTGCCAAGCACGGTGAGGCCCAGGTAAAGATCTGGAGGCGCTCCTATGATGTCCCACCACCTCCGATGGAGCCCGACCATCCCTTCTACAGCAACATCAGTAAG gATCGTAGGTATGCAGACCTCACTGAAGATCAGCTGCCCTCCTGTGAGAGTCTGAAGGACACTATTGCCAGAGCTCTGCCCTTTTGGAATGAAGAAATAGTTCCCCAGATCAAGGAGGGGAAACGAGTACTGATTGCAGCCCATGGCAACAGCCTTCGGGGCATCGTCAAGCATCTGGAGG GTCTCTCCGAGGAGGCTATCATGGAGCTGAACCTGCCGACTGGCATTCCCATTGTCTACGAATTGGACAAGAACTTGAAGCCCATCAAGCCAATGCAGTTCCTGGGTGATGAAGAGACCGTGCGTAAAGCCATGGAGGCTGTGGCTGCCCAGGGCAAGGCCAAGAAGTGA
- the PGAM1 gene encoding phosphoglycerate mutase 1 isoform X2 → MAAYKLVLIRHGESAWNLENRFSGWYDADLSPAGHEEAKRDAGYEFDICFTSVQKRAIRTLWTVLDAIDQMWLPVVRTWRLNERHYGGLTGLNKAETAAKHGEAQVKIWRRSYDVPPPPMEPDHPFYSNISKDRRYADLTEDQLPSCESLKDTIARALPFWNEEIVPQIKEGKRVLIAAHGNSLRGIVKHLEGLSEEAIMELNLPTGIPIVYELDKNLKPIKPMQFLGDEETVRKAMEAVAAQGKAKK, encoded by the exons ATGGCCGCCTACAAGCTGGTGCTGATCCGGCACGGCGAGAGCGCGTGGAACCTGGAGAATCGCTTCAGCGGCTGGTACGACGCCGACCTGAGCCCGGCCGGGCACGAGGAGGCGAAGCGCG ATGCCGGCTATGAGTTTGACATCTGCTTCACCTCAGTGCAGAAGAGAGCAATTCGGACCCTCTGGACAGTGCTGGATGCCATTGACCAGATGTGGCTGCCAGTGGTGAGGACTTGGCGCCTTAATGAGCGACACTATGGGGGTCTGACTGGCCTCAATAAGGCAGAAACTGCTGCCAAGCACGGTGAGGCCCAGGTAAAGATCTGGAGGCGCTCCTATGATGTCCCACCACCTCCGATGGAGCCCGACCATCCCTTCTACAGCAACATCAGTAAG gATCGTAGGTATGCAGACCTCACTGAAGATCAGCTGCCCTCCTGTGAGAGTCTGAAGGACACTATTGCCAGAGCTCTGCCCTTTTGGAATGAAGAAATAGTTCCCCAGATCAAGGAGGGGAAACGAGTACTGATTGCAGCCCATGGCAACAGCCTTCGGGGCATCGTCAAGCATCTGGAGG GTCTCTCCGAGGAGGCTATCATGGAGCTGAACCTGCCGACTGGCATTCCCATTGTCTACGAATTGGACAAGAACTTGAAGCCCATCAAGCCAATGCAGTTCCTGGGTGATGAAGAGACCGTGCGTAAAGCCATGGAGGCTGTGGCTGCCCAGGGCAAGGCCAAGAAGTGA